ATTGCGATCGCACTTTCCTCATCGGTGCCAGGTGCAAGAGATGCAGTCTTCGGGAAGAAACTTTGCGGTTCTCAAGACCTCTTTGGGTACGACTTTCTGGATGAAATCTTCAAGAGTTTCGATTTCCGATACCCGGAGTGGTAGGTGTATATCGCAACCCTAATCACGTCGTGCTTTTTGCATCTTTGGAGGGGTGAGTCGCAGTCATTCGAACGTGAGACTCTTGCGGTGTACAGGAAGAAGTCTTACCTCCATCTTATAATCCACAATCCACACTTTGGTCTGCCCGAAGGCAAGCCCTCAGTCGCGGTTCCGGAAAAGCCTACCCCTGCCTCCACTGACTACCACCGACGCATGCTTATTCTTCTCCTCGCCCGAATTCCCGGCAATCATGGTTCCTCCTATTTCTTCCTCTTTTGACTGGCGGGTCGCTTCTTCATAATCTCCTTAGGCCACTTTGCGGCCACCTCCTCTTCGCCTTTGTAATAGTCCACCTTCGAGGAGCTCTCGAACACCTCCAGAAAGGGAAGGATATTGACTTTCCCCGAATCGGGATATTCACAGACATCTATGCCCACGGTTGTCCTCAGGTCCAGATAAACACAGGGGGTCTCGGCGTGGTTATAAAGTTGATGGGCGCCGGAAGGGCCTTCTTCGAAGAAAATAACGTCTCCCTGGACGACCTTTTGAAATCCCTCCGGCGTTCGAAGTGTCGCCTCCCCGGCAATGACCAGAAACAATTCCTCGGCGGCGCGGTGGAAATGATAAGGGAATGAAAATGTGCCCGGGTCCAATGAGACGACGTAGAATTCAAGGTGTTTCGAATTTACGAGCTTCCCCAATCGGGGGCTCATGTGCCACTGAAATTCGGGAACGCGCGACTCTTTCTTCTTGAACGTCAGGTCTTGCCCATGGAAAATAGTCGGCATCTGCACCTCTCATTTAACATTCTTTCTTTATAGC
The Nitrospirota bacterium DNA segment above includes these coding regions:
- a CDS encoding cupin domain-containing protein → MPTIFHGQDLTFKKKESRVPEFQWHMSPRLGKLVNSKHLEFYVVSLDPGTFSFPYHFHRAAEELFLVIAGEATLRTPEGFQKVVQGDVIFFEEGPSGAHQLYNHAETPCVYLDLRTTVGIDVCEYPDSGKVNILPFLEVFESSSKVDYYKGEEEVAAKWPKEIMKKRPASQKRKK